Genomic window (Spirochaetaceae bacterium):
TGGCGAAGAAGCCCCCAGTAAAGTCTTTTTGCGTGGTGATGGCACCAGCGTGTACATCACGCAAGATTTAGGCACGGCCATTCGCCGCCACGAGGATTATCCTTTCGACCGTCTCATCTATGTGGTGGCCCACGAGCAACAGCGCCACTTTCAAATCCTCTTTTTTGCCCTTAAAAAGATGGGTTACAGCTGGGCCGATATGCTTTATCATCTTAGTTACGGTATGGTTAATTTGGCCGATGGCAGCAAAATGAAAAGCCGCGAAGGCACCGTTGTTGATGCCGATGATTTAATTGAAAGTTTAAGGCTGATGGCGCAAGCCGAAATTGACAGTAAAGGCCGTGCTAACGAGGTTGAGGCCGATACCGCTTTTAAAGTGGGCCTTGCCGCTTTGCATTATTACCTTTTGCAAGTTAGTCCCGTTAAAGATATGGTTTTTAGTAAGGAAGATTCTTTAAGCTTTAACGGCAATACCGGCCCTTATTTGCAATACACGGCGGCGCGTATTGCCAGTATGCTGCGCAAAGAGAAAGCTGCTCAGCTGGCTAAAGCGGAGATAGATAGCACCAAACTTACTTTAGATGACGAATGGCAGCTATTGCGTATGGTAGAGGATTTCCCGGAGCAAGTAGGTAAAGCGGCTGTAGATTACAGCCCAAATATTTTAGCCAACTTTATTTACGATGTAGCTAAGCTTTTTAATAAATATTACCACGATACCCAAATCCTGAACGAAACCGATAAGAGCGTGGCCGCCAACCGTTTATATTTAGCGCAGGCGGTGCATAGTGTGCTTAAAAATGGGCTAGAGCTACTAAATATACCTTATTTAGATAAAATGTAAAGGCAAAGAGATTGGTAACAACTAAAAAGGGCTGTAAATCATATGGCTAATGGCTAGCGCCAGCTGGTGCCGATTAACCGGCCTGCTAAAGCTTTCGTTGATGAGTAGTTCGTCGTTAAAATAAAGTACGGTATAAAGTTGCCCTTGCTGTTCGCTTATAATTAAGCGGTAAGGGCTGTTTTCGTTTAAAGTAAAGGCTTGCCTTAAATAACTACGTAGCCGGCGGTTAAAACGGTTACTTTCGCCGCTTATATGAAGCTGGATAGGTAATTTATACAGCTGAGTGATGGAGCCGTTTAATTGGTAAAGTTCTATAATATAACTTTGTTTAAGCTGCCGGTTGCGCTCCAACCTAATCAGGTTTTGTAAGGCTTGTGCCTTTTGGCGGCGCTCAAAGAGTGGGTCAAAAAGGGTAAGAGCATGCCGGATTAGTTCTTTATCACGCCTTAAATGGCCAAGCTGTGCATAATAAGAGGGCAGCGGCCGGTTAATAAAACTGGTCTCCAGCTGCTGGGCGGCGCGGATAAAAAGGTTAGTCTGCCATAACTCATCGCCGGCATTAATAAAATCGCGCAGGGCCGGTAAGAGGTTACCGCTGGCTAATCTTTGGCGGCCATTTTCTAGGGCATAAGAACGCGCTTTGCTGTTGTAATAAAAATGCAAAAGATTGGCCCGTAACTTTCTAAAAGGATATAATAAATAATCTACCGGCGTTTTAATGCTGGCGGTTAATTGCCGGCTGCGCAGTTGCCATAAGCCGGCCGAAAAGCTATAAAGCTCTTCAAAATAGATAGAGCTATTAATCCCATAATTACGCATCCAGCTGATGGCCCGGTTTTGTTTAAGAGGGGTAAGTAACCGTTCGGCTTCGGCCGTTTGGCCGAAAGCTAAATGCAGCTCGATTAAATTAAGAGTCGTAAGCGGGGTGAGCTCGCGCCCAAATTGCTGGCGCTCATGTTCTTCCAGCTGTGTACTTAGGAGCAGATAGTCATAAGCCATAAAAAAATTAAGCTGGTTAGTATAAAGACTACCAAAACTGCGGTAGATAGACGGGCTATCGGCAATAACTAAGGCACGCCTTAAGGCTTGTTCGGCCCTTGTATAGTTATAAAAACGCATTTCGAGTAAAAATTGGTTGTAAAGAGCGGTAACTAAAAAATTTTGATTGGTAAAAGATTGGTTTAAAGCCATATTAATGGCGCTTTCCGAAAAATAAATAGCCCGGTCATAATTAAAGACGGCCGTATAAAGCAACGAAAGTAAAGCCTTAATAATATAAGAATCTGGAAAACTATTTAACATTTGAGCAGCGGCAGTAATACCTTCTTCAAAGTTAAAAGCCTTTTGATAGGCCCATAGTAAGTTACTGGCGGCTAATTCTTCGTCCGGAAAGGCCGCATAAAACCTTTGGGCATAAAGAAGAGCCTCTGTAGCCATATCTAGGCGGTTATATAGCTCGTAAATGCTGTGGTATAAAGTAAATTGTTCGTAAAGGCCAAATAAACCATAACCTAAGGCCTCGAGGGTTAAGTAATCGTTTAAAGCTAACTGGTATAAAGATTCGTTATAAAAAAATTGGGCCCGCCGTAAAAGTAAATCGAGGTCGGCGGGCTGGGCCGCGATAGCTTCGTTTAAGAGCCGCAAAGCCTGCTCTTTGTTACCTAAAAAAAGAGCTTCATCAATGGCCTCGCTTGGCGCGGCGCTTAAAAAATAACTAAAAAATAGTAAAAATAATAATTTAACAATCATTCTTTTTATACCAAAACCATTGCGGCGTTAGCCATAACCATAATCGCCAAAGTCCTTTTACAGCCCG
Coding sequences:
- the argS gene encoding arginine--tRNA ligase, producing ETYIKTGISFDKVYYESETYKLGKDVVEAGLARGVFFKADDGSARLDLTELDKKSDDGEEAPSKVFLRGDGTSVYITQDLGTAIRRHEDYPFDRLIYVVAHEQQRHFQILFFALKKMGYSWADMLYHLSYGMVNLADGSKMKSREGTVVDADDLIESLRLMAQAEIDSKGRANEVEADTAFKVGLAALHYYLLQVSPVKDMVFSKEDSLSFNGNTGPYLQYTAARIASMLRKEKAAQLAKAEIDSTKLTLDDEWQLLRMVEDFPEQVGKAAVDYSPNILANFIYDVAKLFNKYYHDTQILNETDKSVAANRLYLAQAVHSVLKNGLELLNIPYLDKM